From a region of the Sphaerodactylus townsendi isolate TG3544 linkage group LG16, MPM_Stown_v2.3, whole genome shotgun sequence genome:
- the LOC125445532 gene encoding C-C motif chemokine 14-like → MMPLNTFSQAHQGGQKVRHIQEPGTARALEDHAICHPDPHVQSRAKPTPKPTPSPASALTPGSLALPLQLAQMNSPMAVLTLFLVAAFLLSTEAQPGQNGFCCYEYVKKPTPLRLLSSYEVTSRCSLPAVVFFTKRNNKICADPKEPWTQERMKNLPENGRERNP, encoded by the exons ATGATGCCTCTCAACACCTTTTCTCAGGCCCACCAA GGAGGCCAGAAAGTCCGACACATCCAGGAACCTGGAACAGCCAGAGCTCTCGAGGACCATGCCATTTGCCATCCC GATCCTCATGTTCAGAGTAGAGCAAAGCCGACTCCAAAGCCGACCCCTTCGCCTGCTTCTGCTCTCACACCCGGCTCTTTGGCGCTTCCACTGCAACTTGCACAGATGAACTCTCCGATGGCTGTCCTAACGCTTTTCCTGGTTGCCGCTTTCTTATTGTCTACTGAGGCTCAGCCTG gaCAAAATGGTTTTTGCTGCTATGAGTACgttaaaaaacccaccccactGAGGCTGCTGTCGTCTTATGAAGTCACAAGCAGATGTAGCCTCCCAGCTGTTGT GTTTTTCACCAAAAGGAACAACAAAATCTGTGCTGACCCCAAAGAGCCGTGGACTCAGGAACGCATGAAGAACCTCCCAGAAAATGGACGAGAGAGAAACCCCTGA